A genomic segment from Stappia indica encodes:
- a CDS encoding DUF6916 family protein, with amino-acid sequence MSGVTDLAKVTQADFETVRDEPVLLVAANGSLALSIDEIRQMGSGTGVRDGGAFAVLLRGPQTPFIEQGTYRLEIGAADAANRVELELFLVPVGNDANGCLYEAVFT; translated from the coding sequence ATGAGCGGCGTGACGGATCTTGCGAAGGTGACGCAGGCGGATTTCGAGACGGTGCGGGACGAGCCGGTGCTGCTGGTGGCCGCCAACGGGTCGCTGGCGCTGTCGATCGACGAGATCCGGCAGATGGGCAGCGGTACGGGCGTACGGGACGGAGGCGCCTTCGCGGTCCTCTTGCGTGGTCCGCAGACCCCGTTCATCGAGCAGGGAACCTACCGGCTGGAGATCGGGGCGGCCGATGCCGCGAACCGGGTCGAGCTGGAGCTGTTTCTCGTGCCGGTCGGTAACGATGCGAACGGATGCCTCTACGAGGCCGTCTTCACCTGA
- a CDS encoding GNAT family N-acetyltransferase: MTEKSRDPDGVDRPDPSIPTRGALPSLPRAEALGLVFRYMQPEADLPFLFRLYASTREEELAPVPWSAEQKASFLAQQFQAQHSHYMQHFPQAEWLVIEFDSQPVGRLYLDTRETELRIIDIALMPAQRGRGSGRAILEDVLALAERGGRGVGIHVEQFNPAMRLYQRLGFVTCGETGVYHLMRWDPPGPQ; this comes from the coding sequence ATGACCGAGAAAAGCCGGGATCCGGACGGCGTCGACCGCCCGGATCCTTCGATACCGACAAGAGGGGCGCTTCCCTCCCTGCCTCGTGCCGAGGCGCTGGGGCTTGTCTTCCGCTACATGCAGCCGGAGGCAGACCTGCCGTTCCTGTTTCGCCTTTACGCATCCACGCGGGAGGAGGAGCTCGCGCCGGTTCCCTGGAGCGCGGAGCAGAAGGCGAGCTTCCTGGCGCAGCAGTTCCAGGCGCAGCACAGCCACTACATGCAGCATTTTCCGCAGGCGGAGTGGCTGGTCATCGAGTTCGACAGCCAGCCCGTCGGCCGGCTCTATCTCGACACGCGGGAAACCGAGCTGCGCATCATCGACATTGCCCTCATGCCGGCGCAGCGCGGCCGGGGATCGGGACGTGCGATCCTGGAAGATGTCCTGGCTCTGGCCGAGCGCGGAGGGCGCGGCGTCGGCATCCATGTAGAGCAGTTCAATCCGGCGATGCGCCTCTACCAGCGCCTCGGCTTCGTCACATGCGGCGAGACCGGCGTCTATCACCTGATGCGCTGGGATCCACCTGGCCCGCAGTGA